A genomic region of Marinobacter sp. NP-4(2019) contains the following coding sequences:
- a CDS encoding glycogen/starch synthase produces MRPNVLFATSEAFPLAKTGGLGDVSASLPSALHHLGVNVRLVLPAYRSAVQRLGACWG; encoded by the coding sequence ATGAGGCCGAATGTTCTGTTCGCCACCAGCGAAGCCTTCCCCCTCGCCAAGACCGGGGGACTCGGCGATGTCAGCGCCAGTCTTCCCAGTGCGTTGCACCACCTGGGAGTGAATGTACGGCTGGTACTGCCGGCCTACCGGTCGGCGGTCCAGCGGTTGGGGGCCTGTTGGGGGTAA
- the glgB gene encoding 1,4-alpha-glucan branching protein GlgB encodes MPAAKTKQSIKPDGKTLDSELTREQVRIVTARHHDPFAVLGYYQSAEQSIIRAFVPAAARVGIISAEEELSMERLGTTDLFQWQGAPDVVVPPYRLCSYDHRGAYRAWYDPYSFSPQIADFDLHLFHQGRHRHAYRFLGANARTVNGIDGMLFATWAPNAERVSVVGDFNHWDGRCHPMRCRGDSGIWELFIPGLGAGELYKYELVSRQGGNCLLRADPYGRRCQAAPETASVTTAVSSYQWRDQSWLHARQGTHWQAEPVSIYEVHPGSWRRKPDGRYLGYRELADQLAPYVRSLGFSHIELMPVTEHPFDGSWGYQSLGYFAPTGRFGDADDLRYLIDCCHQHGLGVILDWVPAHFPRDEHGLARFDGSPLYEHDDPRRGEHPDWDTLIFNYGRNEVRNFLVASAMYWLEEFHFDGLRVDAVSSMLYLDYSREDGNWLPNIHGGRENLEAIAFLQELNSVLHEEHPGTLVLAEESTAWPSITQPVHLGGLGFSMKWNMGWMNDTLSYMRRDPVHRSFHHDQLTFSMVYAFAERFVLPLSHDEVVHGKGSLLAKMPGDDWQRFANLRLLLTYQFTHPGKKLLFMGSELASWNEWDHDRELDWYLLEVPAHAGIKQLVTDLNGTYRHHPALHRYDADWRGFQWIDCHDHEQSVLSFLRRCDGETIVVVLNFTPVVHHNYRIGVPHAGFYREAFNSDAACYGGSNVGNRGGVEADPLPWMAWENSLNLTLPPLAGLVFTLPSA; translated from the coding sequence ATGCCTGCAGCCAAGACCAAGCAATCCATAAAGCCGGACGGGAAGACGCTGGACAGTGAGCTGACCCGGGAGCAGGTCAGGATCGTCACGGCCCGCCATCACGATCCCTTTGCCGTGCTGGGTTACTACCAGTCTGCCGAACAGTCGATCATCCGTGCCTTCGTACCGGCGGCTGCCAGGGTCGGTATCATCAGTGCAGAGGAGGAACTGTCGATGGAACGGCTGGGAACCACTGACCTGTTTCAATGGCAGGGTGCTCCCGATGTTGTGGTTCCGCCCTATCGGCTTTGCAGCTACGATCACCGGGGAGCTTACCGGGCCTGGTACGACCCTTATTCCTTTTCACCTCAAATCGCCGATTTCGACCTGCATCTGTTTCACCAGGGCCGACACCGGCATGCTTACCGCTTTCTGGGTGCCAATGCGCGTACGGTCAATGGTATTGACGGTATGTTGTTTGCGACCTGGGCGCCGAACGCGGAACGGGTCAGCGTGGTGGGAGATTTCAATCACTGGGATGGTCGTTGTCATCCCATGCGATGCCGCGGTGACAGTGGGATCTGGGAGCTGTTTATTCCCGGGCTTGGTGCCGGGGAGTTATACAAGTATGAGCTTGTCAGCCGTCAGGGTGGCAACTGCCTGTTACGGGCGGACCCATACGGCAGGCGCTGCCAGGCAGCGCCGGAAACGGCTTCGGTGACGACGGCTGTCTCCAGCTACCAATGGCGGGACCAGTCATGGCTGCATGCCCGGCAGGGTACCCACTGGCAGGCCGAACCGGTCAGTATCTACGAGGTGCATCCGGGGTCCTGGCGCCGCAAGCCCGATGGCCGCTATCTCGGTTATCGGGAACTCGCCGATCAACTGGCCCCTTACGTCCGGTCCCTGGGATTTTCCCACATTGAATTAATGCCGGTGACCGAACATCCTTTCGACGGTTCCTGGGGCTACCAATCCCTGGGATATTTTGCGCCAACCGGGCGTTTCGGTGATGCCGATGACCTGCGTTACCTGATCGACTGCTGCCACCAGCATGGCCTGGGAGTGATCCTGGACTGGGTGCCCGCTCACTTCCCGCGGGATGAGCATGGCCTGGCGCGGTTTGACGGCAGCCCGCTGTACGAACACGACGATCCGCGCCGTGGTGAACATCCCGACTGGGACACCCTGATCTTCAACTACGGTCGCAACGAGGTGCGGAACTTCCTGGTGGCCAGCGCCATGTACTGGCTGGAGGAGTTCCATTTTGATGGCCTGCGGGTTGACGCCGTCTCCTCGATGCTTTACCTGGACTATAGTCGTGAGGACGGGAACTGGCTGCCCAACATTCATGGCGGGCGGGAGAACCTTGAGGCGATTGCCTTCCTGCAGGAACTGAATTCGGTTCTGCACGAGGAACACCCCGGTACACTGGTGCTGGCGGAAGAGTCCACGGCCTGGCCCAGTATCACACAACCGGTCCATCTGGGTGGGTTGGGTTTCAGCATGAAATGGAACATGGGCTGGATGAACGACACCCTGTCCTATATGCGCAGGGACCCGGTGCACCGCAGTTTCCATCATGACCAGCTGACCTTCTCGATGGTCTACGCCTTTGCCGAACGGTTTGTCCTGCCCCTGTCCCACGATGAGGTGGTCCATGGCAAGGGATCGCTTCTGGCCAAGATGCCAGGGGACGACTGGCAACGGTTTGCCAACCTTCGCCTGCTACTGACCTACCAGTTCACCCATCCTGGCAAGAAGCTCCTGTTCATGGGTAGTGAGCTGGCATCCTGGAATGAGTGGGACCATGACCGCGAACTGGACTGGTACCTGCTGGAGGTCCCTGCCCATGCCGGGATAAAACAGCTGGTAACCGACCTCAATGGCACCTACCGGCACCATCCCGCCCTGCACCGGTATGACGCCGATTGGCGTGGGTTCCAGTGGATCGATTGTCATGACCACGAGCAGTCTGTCCTCAGCTTCCTGCGGCGGTGTGATGGCGAAACGATCGTCGTCGTCCTTAACTTTACCCCGGTGGTGCACCACAACTATCGGATAGGAGTACCCCATGCGGGTTTCTACCGGGAAGCATTCAACTCGGATGCCGCTTGTTATGGCGGGAGTAACGTCGGCAATCGGGGCGGAGTGGAAGCGGATCCCCTTCCATGGATGGCATGGGAAAACTCATTGAACCTGACGTTACCACCACTGGCCGGACTGGTTTTCACGTTGCCAAGTGCCTGA
- the glgA gene encoding glycogen synthase GlgA produces the protein MLPGTDVPVWLVDMPRWFERNGGPYLSEKNQDWPDNAQRFAAFARAVVELACGRGGIAWSPDVVHCNDWQTGLVPALLQYEPSPPATVFTVHNLAYQGLFPHDTFHELALPPLLWGLDGLEFYGQLSFIKGGLVFGDRLTTVSPTYAREILEPEQGGGLDGLLRHRSGRLAGILNGADYTLWNPATDVCLDHHFSSRSLAGKAMTKRQLQRQIGLSQSNEPLLGLVGRLVEQKGLELLIDVLPQLLRRSLQLVILGKGEARFERVLQQAAASHPRQLAFVSGYDERLAHRIEAGADMFLMPSLYEPCGLNQIYSLRYGTIPIVHGVGGLADTVVDASLANLKAGTATGLVFAEPTPVALITAVDRALGLYGQPNVWAGMIENAMAQDFSWTKSAQGYLDVYQSALADRAGSSRPVSVSA, from the coding sequence GTGCTTCCGGGTACCGATGTTCCTGTCTGGTTGGTTGATATGCCCAGGTGGTTTGAGCGCAACGGTGGCCCCTACCTGTCGGAGAAAAACCAGGATTGGCCGGACAATGCCCAGCGCTTCGCTGCCTTTGCCCGGGCCGTGGTGGAACTGGCCTGCGGCCGCGGCGGCATTGCCTGGAGCCCGGATGTGGTGCATTGCAACGATTGGCAAACCGGGCTGGTTCCGGCGTTGCTCCAGTACGAGCCGTCGCCCCCGGCAACGGTGTTCACTGTTCACAACCTGGCCTATCAGGGACTGTTTCCCCACGATACCTTCCATGAGCTGGCGTTGCCGCCGTTGCTGTGGGGGTTGGACGGCCTCGAATTCTACGGCCAGCTATCGTTCATTAAGGGCGGGCTGGTATTCGGCGATCGCCTGACCACGGTCAGTCCCACCTATGCCCGGGAGATCCTGGAGCCTGAGCAGGGCGGCGGCCTGGATGGACTCCTGCGTCATCGCTCGGGACGGCTTGCGGGAATCCTGAACGGGGCGGATTACACGCTCTGGAATCCGGCCACGGATGTCTGTCTCGACCATCATTTCAGTTCCCGCAGTCTGGCCGGAAAGGCCATGACAAAACGTCAGCTGCAGCGGCAAATCGGTCTGTCCCAGAGCAATGAGCCCCTGCTGGGTCTGGTCGGCCGACTGGTGGAACAGAAGGGGCTGGAGCTGTTGATTGACGTCCTGCCACAGTTACTCCGGCGGTCCCTGCAACTGGTAATCCTGGGCAAGGGGGAAGCCCGGTTTGAGCGGGTCCTGCAACAGGCAGCAGCCAGTCATCCGCGCCAGTTGGCGTTTGTTTCCGGTTACGATGAACGCCTGGCCCATCGTATCGAAGCGGGTGCCGACATGTTCCTGATGCCCTCGCTGTATGAACCCTGCGGACTGAATCAGATCTACAGCCTGCGCTACGGTACCATTCCCATCGTCCATGGTGTGGGTGGCCTGGCGGATACCGTGGTGGATGCCAGCCTGGCCAACCTGAAGGCCGGAACCGCAACCGGCCTGGTGTTTGCTGAACCGACGCCAGTGGCACTGATAACGGCGGTGGATCGGGCCCTGGGGTTGTATGGGCAGCCAAACGTGTGGGCAGGAATGATCGAGAACGCCATGGCCCAGGATTTCAGTTGGACGAAAAGTGCCCAGGGATACCTTGATGTCTACCAGTCAGCACTGGCGGACCGGGCTGGATCATCTAGGCCCGTTTCAGTAAGCGCCTGA